From the genome of Nocardia mangyaensis:
GGGCAAGTGCGACGCCGAGTCTGATTCGAAACGGACAAGAACCAGCGCATCCGCCGCCGTGACCGAGCCCACCGACCGGTAGGTCACATAGTCGCAATCGGTGACTTCACTTTGAAATCCGATAGCCTCGACCATGCCGTAGGCCGTCTCACGTTCGGTGAGGAAGGTTTGGCGAACGTTCGACTCGATACTCCGTCGGTACGTCACCACGTCCTCGACTGACAGCCAATTCAAATCATGTATCGACGCGAATGCACATGACTCCCTCGAGTCGGCCATACCTGTGGGGTCGTTGACCGAGACTAGCGCCGCTAGCGCGCCGACCTCCGCCAACCCGGCTGCGCGCATCAGGTCGGCGGCGGCCTCGGCCGGTCTGCGGCGACCGAGTACACCGCTGCTGTGGACTCGTATCGGAATGACATGCCCCGGACGGGTAAAGCTTGTCGGACCGGAGGACGAGTCCGCGATTTGGCGGAAGGTCCGAGCGCGGTCTTCGGCAGAGATTCCTGTGGTGACACCTGTCGCGGCATCGACTGCGACTGTGAAGCGGTCCCCGGTAGGGTCGGGATCGTCGGCCACCGCCGGTAGTTGGACCCTTGCGCACACCTCATCGGTAACCGCAGCGCAAATGAAGCCGGATGTGTGGCGGACCATGAAGCTCACAGCCGACGTGGTGGCCTTCTCCGCAGCGACGATGAGGTATCCATCCGCAACCTCGCTGCCGTGGCTAATAAGGACGATGGTTTTGCCGTTGACCAGGTCGGCAACGGCCCGCTCGACTCGGCGAATGGATTCGCTCATGATGATCTCCGGTCTCTCGGGCTGTCACGTCCGGCATCGGGTGAAGTCGCTGGATTCACGGCGCGAGCGAAAGCGATGTCATCCGGCGACGCATGTGGGTCTGCCCGTTCCGGGCATATAGCTAGCGTACGCTATTAGCTGGTGTGCGCGCTAATGAATACTTTTCGGATGTCTTCTTAACGGGCGCATACAAACTGACGGGCACATGCGAGTGGTCGGGAAGAAGCAGTGACTCGATGCCACCACTGTCTTCGACCAAGCGAGCCAAGTCCAGAAGGGGAATACAGTCCTCGTCGGTGTTCATCGAGAAAATGCCGTTCTGCACGATACTTCTCCTTCATATTGCCTTCTCGGATGAAGGCAATGCCCGTCCCTGGCAATTGATTCAGCCACATTTCGGTCCGCGACTCCTGAAGGGATCGCGATGGCCACCCTCTCCGTGTGGATGGGTCGGCTAGTGGACTGCCCGGTTGAGGTGTTGCCTTCACCGCGCAGGCTGCCCTGGAGGGACTCACTGCCTCGGCGGCAGGTCGCTCATGTCGAGCGGCATGTGATGTCAGCCATAGGAGAGAAGCTACTGGCATCACCCATCAGCGTCAATAGCATGCGCTAGATAGGTTCGGTTTGAGATGGTGCTTCGCTGGCGAAGTCGGGGCGGACCGCTGCTGTCTTGTCTCTTGGTTGCCGTGCGCGGTCGGCCCCGAGCCGTCTTTACATGATGAACACTCTCGGCAGGATGTAGATCTTCGACATCGTGGGTGTGACGTCGCGCCCGGATTCTTGAATTCGCCGGCTTGGCGTCGGGCGGCTGGCGACGCCAGTGCCCGGTCTTGCGGCGGTCGACCAGGCTTGGACCGGTGTCGACGCTCTCTCCTCGCCCCGCACGTGCGGGTTGTCGGGGATGACGCGATCGACCTCGATCAATCCCGAGCGGTTGCAGTGCGCGAGCATCTTGGTGCATGGCCTCGAATGCCCCGGCGGCCTGCCAGTCTCGTAGCCGCCGCCAGCGGGCCATCCAGGACCTGAATCCCAGCTCCTGTGGCAGGTCTTCCCATCTGATGCCGGTGACCAGCACGGACAGGATCCTTTGCAAGGCAACCTGATCGTTCATTCGTGCTGGTTCCGGTGTTCCCGCCGTCTTGACCGGCAGTAGCGGTTCGATCACTGCCCACAGCTGGTCGTCCACGACCACGGCACCGCTACATCGAAAAGGTTTGCACTACAACAGAACTCGTCGCTACCCGAAAGAACCTATTATGAGCTCTTACGCCCCGGTAGGAACGCTGCCAGAACGATGCCCAGCAGCGCCGCTCCCGCCGCGATCAGGAACGAGATGCGAAAGCCTTCTAACGTTGGCACCTCGGTGCTTCCCACGCGCTGAGCCGTGCTTGCGAGGACGACACCCACGACGGCGCTGGACAGTGCCGTGCCGATGGCTCGCATCAGCGTGTTCAGCCCGTTGGCGGCGCCCGATGCCGAAGGGTCGACGGCGCCGAGGATGAGCGCGGGCATCGCCGAGTAGGCGGCGCCTACGCCGCTGCCCGCGAGAATGGCGACGAGCACGATCTGCCACACGGCGCCCAGCAGCGCCGTCCCCGCCAGATACCCGACGGCGAGCAGCACCAGGCCCGTCATCAGCGTGACTTTCGGCCCGCGTGCTGCCGAGAGCCGGGCGGCGAGCGGGGAGGCAATCATCATCGCGAGGCCCATGGATGCCGCGCAGACACCGGTGGAGATCATGGACATCCCCATCCCGTACCCGGTGGATTCGGGCAGCTGCAGCAACTGCGGCAAGACGAGTGTCACCGCGTAGAACGCGAGGCCGGTGGTGATCGCGGCCAGGTTGGTCAGCAGGACCTGGCGGCCCGACGCGGTGCGCAGGTTCAACAGCGGGTCTTTGACGCGCAGTTCGAAGCGGCCCCACAGTAGGAAGATCACCACGGTGGCGGCGAAGAGTCCCAGCGTGGTGGCGCTTCCCCAGCCCCAGTCGGCGCCCTTGGAGACAGGCAGCAGCAGGGCGACGAGTCCGAGCGTGAGCCCGGCCGCGCCGATCAGGTCGAAGCGGCCGGGGGTGCGCTGGGCGCTCTCGGGGACGACGGCGATGATCGCGGCCATGGCCACCGCGCCGAGGGCGGCGGCGCCGAAGAACAGCCAGTGCCAGTCGAGGTTCTGGGCGATGAGCGCGGCCAGCGGTATAGCCATCGCGCCGCCGACGCCGATAGAGCTGCTCATCAGCGCCATGGCCGATCCGTGCCGCTCGCGCGGCAATTCATCCCGAATGATGCCGATGCCGAGTGGGATGACGCCCAACGCGAAGCCCTGAACGGCGCGGCCCACGATCATGGGCACGAGGTCGGAGGTGAATCCGGAGATCAGCGAGCCCAGCACCATCAGCCCGAGGCTGACGAGGACGAGGCGGCGCTTGCCGTAGAGGTCGCCGAGCCGCCCCAAGACCGGAGTGGCGGCCGCGCTGGACAGCAGCGTCGCGGTGATCACCCAGGCGGCGTTGGACGGCGTGGTGTCCAGCAGTCGCGGGAGATCGGCGATGACGGGGACGAGCAGGGTCTGCATGACGGCGACGGCGATGCCGCTGAATGCGAGGACGGGGACGAGCCCTGCAGGAGATCCGGCGGCCGCAGTGGTCGCTATGGCCGACGCCGACACCGCGACATCTCTCTCGGGCGGCTCGTCGTCCCGGAAAGTGTCACGGTCGTTGGCCAGGAGGGCTTTGTTCATGTGGGGGTGCTCCGGGGGTGGTGCGAGGGGCGGGTCGCTGTGCGCTTTGCCGTTGTCGGCGGCGACGTTTGCTAGTTCGTCGAGCGAGCGTCATGGTCGGGGTGGGCCGCAGGAGATGGCTGGCGGCGCGGAACGCCTACGGATTCACGGTGTCGGACGGCAGGCAGTGCCGGACGCCGCGGTGGTGGCAGGAGTCGTGGTGGTCACGGCCGGGCCTGCTCGGAGACGCGCGGGTCGAGGCCGTACTGCTCATGGGCGCCGAGGTTCTCGCGCAGCGTGGGGCCTTCGTAGTCCTCGTGGAACAGCCCGCGTTCCTGCAGGATCGGGACGACCTGGTCGACGAAGGCGTCGAAGCCGTCGTGGAAGCCGTCGAGGGCGATCGAGAACCCGTCGCAGGCCTCCGCCTCGAACCATTCCTGCATGTGGTCGGCCACGTCGGTGGCGGTGCCGGCGATCACCGGGTGGTAGTCGATCACACCGTGGGCGAGCACGTCGCGCAGACTCCAGCCTTCCCGGGCCACTTCCAGGGCACGGGCGGAGCGCGGGTCGTGCGGGCTGGGCACGGCGGCGGCCAACTGCTGCGTGGTCAACGGCTCGTCGAGCTGGTCGGGGTCGAGCGGGAGGCCGATCATGGTGCCGAGGTAACGGACGCGCTGGCCCAGGTCGACGACCTCGTCGAGGAAGCGGCGCCGCTGCAGGGCGTCCGTGCGGGAGGAGGCGATGGTCGGCATGAAGCCGGCGAGCATCTTTACCTCGTCCGGGTCGCGACCGGCGCGCTTGGCGGCGTCCCGCAGAGCCTGTCGTTGTGCGCGGGCGTCGTCGATGGTGTATGGGTTGGCGTAGACCCCGCTGGCGTAACGGCCTGCGATCTCGAGGCCGTATTCGCCGCCGCCTGCCTGGAAGATGACCGGCTGGCCCTGCTCGGACGGGGGGATGGGCAGTGGGCCGCGAGAGGCGACGTGGCGGCCCTGCAGAGCTACCGGCCGGATCTTGTCCATGTCGGCGTACCGGTTGTTCTCGACGTCGAGCAGCAAAGCGTCCTTCTCCCAGCTACCCCACAACGCTTGCACGATCTGGATGACCTCGTGGGCGCGCTCGTACTTCTCCGCGCGCGGCGGGATCTGGCTGCCGAAGTTCGCCGCGGCGGCGGGGGTGGAGGTGGTCACCGCGTTCCAGCCGGCTCGTCCGTGGCTGATCACGTCCAGGGCCTTGAACTGGCGGGCGAGGTTGTAGGGCTCGGTGAAAGTCGTGGAGGCGGTGGTGACCAGGCCGATCCGCTCGGTCTCGCGGGCGAGGACGGTCAGCAGCAGCAGCGGCTCGATTGCCTGGCGCGGGGCGTGGTGGGTGAGGTCCATGTCCAGGACCGGGGTGTCGGCGATGAACAGCAGCTGGACTTTGCCGCGCTCGGCGGTCCGTGCGTAACGCACGAACTGGTCCATGTCGGTGTAGCTGTTGAGGTTCGCACCCGGCAGCCGCCAGGCCCCGGGCTCGGCCCCGTAACCGCCGCTGAACTGCATTCCCAGAACCATCTGTCGGCTTGTCATTATTGCTCCTCCAAGCGAGGCAAAGAAAAACGGAGGTAACCTCCGGTTGTCTTTAAAAATACGGAGGTCGCCTCCGGATTGTCAAGGGCGGGATTTGTGGCGGACAGATTACTGACCGTCGAGGACGGCGAGAGTGCTGTGCAGGACCACGCTCTGCTGGAGCGGGATGCGTGTCCTGCCGAACGCGTTCACCGGCGCCGCAGGGTCAGCCGTACGGAAGGAGATGCCGAACAGCAGCTTGAGATCCTCGGGAACATCCAGGACCGCGCGGACGGTGCCGGCATAGAGCCCGAGCATGGTCTGCGGAACGCCGGCGAACCCCCTCGACGCCAGCGAGAGCAAGAAGTTCTGCGCGTACATGCCGATATCACCGGCCGTCCGCATCCCGTCGCCCAAAGCGGGCATGAACAGGAGCGCGACGTGGGGAGCCCCGAAGAACTCCAGGTTTTCGCGGACCGCCACCTTCCTGCCTTCCCGGTCCGAGCGCTCGATTCCCAGGCTTCCGTAGTAGCGCGCGGCCAGGGCCTGCGCCCGCTCGGAGTAGATACCCTCGCCGTAGTCGGCGGTGAAATCCGGGGAGATGCGTCCATCCTCATCGGCCTGGAGCAGTTCCCTGGCCAGCGCGTTCCGTTCCACACCCGAGACGATGTGCACTGCCCACGGCTGGGTGCAGGACGCCTTTGTGGGAGCCGACTGGCTTGCGGATGCTCGCGGGCAGCGGCACGGCAAGGCTCCGGCGCAGAGCGGGGACTGCGCGCTGTTCGCGTTCGCTTTTTGGTGTTCGTGGATTGTTGGTGTACTGACACGGCGCCGAAATCGCCCTCATACCGTTTCGCACCCGGGGGCGGCGCGGGTCGGCGGTGGGCGGCGGGATTCATCTCCACGACGTTCTCCAGGATCGCTGTCGCCGGGCGGGGCACGGAGCGCTCCGGGACGTTGTCGCGGAGACACTTGCGCCGACACCGGAACTGCCGTCAGTCCCGGATTCCCGCCACTTCGACCTCGATGGCTTCGATCCGGCCCGTGGCATCCATGCCATTGACCAGACGCTCGGGGCTCGTATCCGAGATGAGCAGGTAGAGGGTCTTCATCTCCGGCCCGCCGAGGACCGCATCTACTGCGAAAGTGCCGCCGTCGGGATATGTCGCGGTGTCCGGGTCGATTCGGATGACGTCGGTGACCTCGCCTCCTTCGCGGATACGCCGAAATTCACCGATCCACGGGAAAGCTGCCCATACCGCACCCTCGCTGTCGATGCCGATGCCATCGATGGCCTCTGTATCCGGTGACCCGAACTCGGCGAACACGCGCTGGTCTGTCAGCGCACCGTTGTCGGTCACGGTGAATGCGGTGAGTCTGGTCCGTGGCGCTCGGAACGATTCCGCGACGACCAGGGTGCGCCCGTCGCCTGAGATAGCGATGCCGTTGGGGAATATGAGATCCTTGCCGCCCGTCTCGATCCGGCCATCGGGATGGCGGATGATCAAACCCACGCCGATGGGATCGGTTCCAAAAACGTAGCCCTGCGGACCGATATACGCGCGGCCCTCTCGGTCGACGGCCATATCATTGGGATTGAACGCGACCGACCCAAGGTCGGCGAGTTCCTCCAACCCCCTACTTCCCACCCGCAGCAACCGACCATCGTCAATGGAAACAACCATCGGTGCCCCATCGGGACCGAAGCCGAGACCCGAGGGACGCCCCGGCACATCGGCGACAACCTCGGGCAACTCCCCGGGGGATAGGCGATTGATCTTGCAGCGGGTCATGTCCGAGAACCACAGTGCCCCGCGGTGCCACCGGGCGCCCTCGAGGTAGCCGAGATCACCCTGCGCCACAATGCGGCGAGCATCAGCGGGCAGAACCCTTGGCGTATGACTCAAAATTCCTCCTTGATAGAACTGCGGTACCGGGCGCTGTCGGATCAGAACTGAGTGAGCCGGGGCGCCTGGCGGTTTAGGCCTTCTCGTCCCGCGCGCGGTAGCCGCTCGCGAGGAGTGTGCGGAGGCGGTCGAGCGAATCGTCGTCGGCGCCGTTGCCCTTGATCCAGGCAATGGAACAGGCTGCGAGGAACAGGTCATAGCCCCGAACCGACGCGCGCACGTGCCCTGCGTTCTGCGCGGTCTCCACGTACTTGTCGGTGGCGGTGATGAAGATGTCGCAAGGAATCGTGAGCGGGTTGTCCGGATCCTGCGCCCTGGCCGCGGCCATGAGCGGGTCCGGGAGCCCGCTGAAGGCACTGAAGTACTCCTCCATCGCCCGCAGCCACTGCTCCAAAGCCTCGCCGGCATCGCTGATCTGCTCGATGTCCGCCTGGCGGGCCACCAGCTTCTCGGAGCGTGTCTGCAGCACGGCCGCCAGCAGCGCCTCCCTGGTGGGAAAGTGCCGGTACAGGGTGCCGGGCCCGACGCCCGCCTCCTTGGCGACCGCCTCGAGCGAAGTGCCGACTCCGTGTCGCAGGAAGTGGCGCTGCGCGGTCTCCAGAAGGGCAGCGCGGTTGCGCTGGACGTCCGGGCGGGGCTTGCGCTCTCGCTGTTCACTGGTGTTCATGGGCCCTCCTGCTTCCGACGATCGTGCGACCGAATCAAAACGGATGCTTCCTCCGCATTGACTCGAAGCTTAAAGCGGAGGCAGCATCCGGTCAAGTCGGCTCCGTCACTGAAGTTCCCGTGAGCTTGGACGGAGTCCTTTTATGCGCCGTGGCTGCCTGCTGGAAGCGCAGGTAGGTCTCTGAGGTGTGTGTGGGTGGCCCCGGATGAGCTCGCGTGGTCTGAAGCATCTGTGCTCGACCGTGGACCTTCGGGACCGTCCGGGGTTTCGGTGGTAGTAGCCCCAGTCGGGAACTGGGTGGGCGGGCTGTCGGCGACGACTACCCGTGAGCTGGGAATCGACGCAGAGAGCCTGGGTGAGTGAGCGTGATGATCAGTCGGTCGCCAAGGCGTAGTCGAGCATTAGTTCGAACCCTTGTATGAAGCCGTTTCGGAAAGCCTTGCCGCCGGGTGTCGTGCAGCTTCGAGATCGCCGGTGAAGGTGCGGCGGTACAGGAAAGCCATCGGTATCGGCGCGCAGGGCGAGAACGTTGACGAGAGTGACTAAGCGTGCGTTGAGCGGTAGCTGGGCATCGATAGTTGCAACGACGAATCGGTTCGGGGGGTTCGCGTATCCACTTTCGCGAACCGATCGGAGTCGAAGGAATTCACTGGTCGCGGCATGGGATTAGGACCGATTGTCCCTCGTGAACATCGTGGGCAACGCTGTCCCGCGGATACCGGCTGAAAAGGCTTCGCCGAATCAGTGGACACCGATTCGACG
Proteins encoded in this window:
- a CDS encoding 3,4-dihydroxy-2-butanone-4-phosphate synthase, producing the protein MSESIRRVERAVADLVNGKTIVLISHGSEVADGYLIVAAEKATTSAVSFMVRHTSGFICAAVTDEVCARVQLPAVADDPDPTGDRFTVAVDAATGVTTGISAEDRARTFRQIADSSSGPTSFTRPGHVIPIRVHSSGVLGRRRPAEAAADLMRAAGLAEVGALAALVSVNDPTGMADSRESCAFASIHDLNWLSVEDVVTYRRSIESNVRQTFLTERETAYGMVEAIGFQSEVTDCDYVTYRSVGSVTAADALVLVRFESDSASHLPFPPGQADSILTTTLAKDGALVLIGRCSDRVDVEQLSSTVGHQATSGRLADIAQILRIAGVTEPRLVEAPNGLSETLSHLGFLQAPLMRGQDRRDPEVLTDSSAGGHRLRFAIRSAF
- a CDS encoding transposase, translating into MVVDDQLWAVIEPLLPVKTAGTPEPARMNDQVALQRILSVLVTGIRWEDLPQELGFRSWMARWRRLRDWQAAGAFEAMHQDARALQPLGIDRGRSRHPRQPARAGRGESVDTGPSLVDRRKTGHWRRQPPDAKPANSRIRARRHTHDVEDLHPAESVHHVKTARGRPRTATKRQDSSGPPRLRQRSTISNRTYLAHAIDADG
- a CDS encoding MFS transporter, whose amino-acid sequence is MNKALLANDRDTFRDDEPPERDVAVSASAIATTAAAGSPAGLVPVLAFSGIAVAVMQTLLVPVIADLPRLLDTTPSNAAWVITATLLSSAAATPVLGRLGDLYGKRRLVLVSLGLMVLGSLISGFTSDLVPMIVGRAVQGFALGVIPLGIGIIRDELPRERHGSAMALMSSSIGVGGAMAIPLAALIAQNLDWHWLFFGAAALGAVAMAAIIAVVPESAQRTPGRFDLIGAAGLTLGLVALLLPVSKGADWGWGSATTLGLFAATVVIFLLWGRFELRVKDPLLNLRTASGRQVLLTNLAAITTGLAFYAVTLVLPQLLQLPESTGYGMGMSMISTGVCAASMGLAMMIASPLAARLSAARGPKVTLMTGLVLLAVGYLAGTALLGAVWQIVLVAILAGSGVGAAYSAMPALILGAVDPSASGAANGLNTLMRAIGTALSSAVVGVVLASTAQRVGSTEVPTLEGFRISFLIAAGAALLGIVLAAFLPGRKSS
- a CDS encoding NtaA/DmoA family FMN-dependent monooxygenase (This protein belongs to a clade of FMN-dependent monooxygenases, within a broader family of flavin-dependent oxidoreductases, the luciferase-like monooxygenase (LMM) family, some of whose members use coenzyme F420 rather than FMN.), producing the protein MTSRQMVLGMQFSGGYGAEPGAWRLPGANLNSYTDMDQFVRYARTAERGKVQLLFIADTPVLDMDLTHHAPRQAIEPLLLLTVLARETERIGLVTTASTTFTEPYNLARQFKALDVISHGRAGWNAVTTSTPAAAANFGSQIPPRAEKYERAHEVIQIVQALWGSWEKDALLLDVENNRYADMDKIRPVALQGRHVASRGPLPIPPSEQGQPVIFQAGGGEYGLEIAGRYASGVYANPYTIDDARAQRQALRDAAKRAGRDPDEVKMLAGFMPTIASSRTDALQRRRFLDEVVDLGQRVRYLGTMIGLPLDPDQLDEPLTTQQLAAAVPSPHDPRSARALEVAREGWSLRDVLAHGVIDYHPVIAGTATDVADHMQEWFEAEACDGFSIALDGFHDGFDAFVDQVVPILQERGLFHEDYEGPTLRENLGAHEQYGLDPRVSEQARP
- a CDS encoding nitroreductase family protein, producing the protein MPCRCPRASASQSAPTKASCTQPWAVHIVSGVERNALARELLQADEDGRISPDFTADYGEGIYSERAQALAARYYGSLGIERSDREGRKVAVRENLEFFGAPHVALLFMPALGDGMRTAGDIGMYAQNFLLSLASRGFAGVPQTMLGLYAGTVRAVLDVPEDLKLLFGISFRTADPAAPVNAFGRTRIPLQQSVVLHSTLAVLDGQ
- a CDS encoding SMP-30/gluconolactonase/LRE family protein, producing the protein MAQGDLGYLEGARWHRGALWFSDMTRCKINRLSPGELPEVVADVPGRPSGLGFGPDGAPMVVSIDDGRLLRVGSRGLEELADLGSVAFNPNDMAVDREGRAYIGPQGYVFGTDPIGVGLIIRHPDGRIETGGKDLIFPNGIAISGDGRTLVVAESFRAPRTRLTAFTVTDNGALTDQRVFAEFGSPDTEAIDGIGIDSEGAVWAAFPWIGEFRRIREGGEVTDVIRIDPDTATYPDGGTFAVDAVLGGPEMKTLYLLISDTSPERLVNGMDATGRIEAIEVEVAGIRD
- a CDS encoding TetR/AcrR family transcriptional regulator; this translates as MNTSEQRERKPRPDVQRNRAALLETAQRHFLRHGVGTSLEAVAKEAGVGPGTLYRHFPTREALLAAVLQTRSEKLVARQADIEQISDAGEALEQWLRAMEEYFSAFSGLPDPLMAAARAQDPDNPLTIPCDIFITATDKYVETAQNAGHVRASVRGYDLFLAACSIAWIKGNGADDDSLDRLRTLLASGYRARDEKA